The Coffea arabica cultivar ET-39 chromosome 4e, Coffea Arabica ET-39 HiFi, whole genome shotgun sequence genome includes a window with the following:
- the LOC113741459 gene encoding GDSL esterase/lipase At5g03980-like, whose protein sequence is MLPTMSSSTNFSFLVALSLFCMAFAAEETACRFDYIYQFGDSLADTGRFSNGRLVIDFIAKALHLPLLHPYLETNASFSHGVNFAVGGSTALVNSFFAKRNISVPSTNIPLSQQVKWFKKHLSSVSNSRSQIKKRLKRALIMMGEIGGNDFNCIFSQGKSLKESRVYVPPVVKAICNAVREVIQFGAVHVVVPGNFPAGCLPKALASFSSADPKAYDDYGCLTESNKFALLFNRYLQKALASLRLEFPNADIRYFDYYKAFEYVLQNARYLGFDQRSLLKACCGTGEKYNFNSTKVCGSPGVKACHNPEKFINWDGVHLTQATYHYISEHLIRDVLSEMKCLP, encoded by the exons ATGCTACCAACCATGTCCTCATCAACAAATTTCTCATTTCTCGTAGCTTTATCCCTGTTTTGTATGGCTTTTGCTGCCGAAGAAACCGCATGTCGCTTTGATTACATTTACCAGTTTGGTGATTCACTTGCAGATACAG GTCGATTCTCCAATGGCCGTCTTGTGATTGATTTCATTGCGAAAGCTCTTCATCTCCCACTGCTCCATCCATACCTGGAAACAAATGCTTCATTTAGTCATGGAGTCAACTTTGCAGTAGGTGGAAGCACAGCTCTTGTTAATTCTTTTtttgctaaaagaaatattTCTGTACCCTCAACAAACATTCCCCTTAGCCAGCAGGTGAAATGGTTCAAGAAACATCTTAGTTCAGTGTCAAATAGTCGATCTCAAATCAAGAAAAGGTTAAAAAGAGCTCTGATCATGATGGGAGAGATAGGTGGGAATGATTTCAACTGTATTTTCTCTCAAGGCAAGTCCCTAAAGGAGAGCAGGGTGTATGTGCCACCTGTTGTTAAAGCCATATGCAATGCTGTAAGAGAAGTTATTCAATTTGGGGCTGTTCATGTAGTAGTTCCAGGAAACTTCCCAGCTGGATGCTTGCCTAAAGCTCTGGCTTCATTTTCTAGTGCTGACCCTAAAGCTTATGATGATTATGGTTGTTTGACAGAATCCAACAAGTTTGCTTTGCTCTTTAACAGATATCTTCAGAAAGCTCTAGCATCCCTAAGACTTGAATTTCCAAATGCTGATATCCGTTATTTTGACTACTACAAGGCCTTTGAATATGTTCTTCAAAATGCTAGGTATCTTGGTTTTGACCAAAGATCACTGCTCAAAGCATGTTGTGGAACTGGCGAGAAGTATAACTTCAATAGTACAAAGGTTTGTGGGTCACCAGGAGTAAAAGCTTGCCATAACCCAGAAAAGTTTATAAATTGGGATGGAGTGCAtctaacacaagcaacataccATTATATTTCTGAACATCTTATTAGAGATGTCTTGTCTGAAATGAAGTGTCTGCCGTAA
- the LOC113741458 gene encoding pentatricopeptide repeat-containing protein At3g09040, mitochondrial, with amino-acid sequence MHNFLRSLQSTRLLQLSSIAIIRSKILSSNHRYCSITINGSVGSKDDEDAYVSMLRKCIDASNLRNAKAIHAKIFKGDICGSSWLFLGNHLINAYAKCGETCDALQLFDEMPQKNVVSWTALIAGFEQKGLSAESFSLFKQMGASGMRANEFTLVSALHACSAADFLGVVHVYQVYGLIIRLGFESNVHLLNAFLVALMRHRRLSEAFEVFEESHHRDIVSWNTIIGGYLRLSCREIPGFWVRMISEGIVPDGFTFASVLTGLAELLDFEMGVQVHGKLVKSGHGSEMCVGNALVDMYLKNRKLVEGFKAFEEIPLLDVSSWTQMAIGCLNCGEPNVALKVIGEMRRKGVKPNKFTLATAFNVCANLTSLEEGEKIHGLRIKLGHDVDVCVENALLDMYAKCGCMSSALKVFQSMDEWSVVSWTTMVMGFAQNGCAKEALEIFDEMRLKRVEPNCITFICALYACSQGGFVNEGWSYFSSMSSQYGIDPGEDHYACMVSLLGRSGCIKEAEELIHGMPFKPSLLIWQTLLGACRLHGDNETAKRAAEHALHLDKTDPSAYVLLSNTFASSNNWDSVGILREVMENQDVKKMPGSSWIELDRNESVTKSHRVSI; translated from the coding sequence ATGCATAATTTTCTACGTTCGCTCCAGTCAACTAGACTTCTGCAACTTAGCTCCATAGCTATTATCAGATCAAAAATATTGTCTTCAAACCATAGATACTGCTCAATTACCATAAATGGCTCAGTTGGCAGCAAGGATGATGAGGATGCCTACGTTTCCATGCTACGAAAGTGCATTGATGCCTCAAATTTGAGAAATGCAAAGGCAATCCATGCAAAAATCTTCAAAGGGGATATTTGTGGTTCCTCATGGCTCTTTCTGGGCAACCATCTGATCAATGCGTATGCAAAATGTGGTGAAACTTGTGATGCTCTTCaactgtttgatgaaatgccccAGAAGAATGTGGTTTCTTGGACAGCCCTCATTGCAGGCTTTGAGCAAAAGGGTTTGTCTGCGGAGTCTTTTTCTCTGTTTAAGCAAATGGGTGCGAGTGGAATGAGGGCGAATGAGTTTACCTTGGTCAGTGCTCTCCATGCCTGCAGTGCTGCGGATTTTCTGGGTGTAGTACATGTTTATCAAGTTTATGGTTTGATAATCAGGCTTGGATTCGAGTCTAATGTTCACTTACTGAATGCTTTTTTGGTGGCATTGATGAGGCATCGCAGATTGAGTGAAGCTTTCGAGGTGTTTGAGGAGAGTCATCATAGGGACATTGTCAGTTGGAATACTATAATAGGTGGTTACTTGCGGCTTTCTTGCAGGGAAATTCCAGGCTTTTGGGTTAGAATGATTTCAGAAGGCATAGTTCCGGATGGATTTACCTTTGCCAGTGTACTAACAGGGTTGGCTGAGCTTTTGGATTTTGAAATGGGAGTTCAAGTACATGGGAAGCTTGTGAAGTCTGGTCATGGAAGTGAGATGTGTGTTGGGAATGCCTTGGTTGATATGTACCTAAAAAATCGGAAATTGGTTGAGGGCTTTAAAGCATTTGAGGAGATTCCTTTACTTGATGTGTCCTCTTGGACTCAGATGGCTATAGGTTGTTTAAACTGTGGGGAGCCTAATGTGGCACTTAAGGTCATCGGAGAAATGAGGAGGAAGGGTGTCAAGCCAAATAAGTTTACTCTTGCAACAGCATTCAATGTGTGCGCCAATTTAACGTCTTTGGAGGAGGGTGAAAAAATTCATGGCCTGAGGATTAAACTTGGGCATGACGTGGATGTATGTGTAGAAAATGCTTTACTTGATATGTATGCAAAATGTGGATGCATGAGTAGTGCACTTAAGGTTTTCCAATCAATGGATGAATGGTCAGTTGTCTCATGGACAACTATGGTTATGGGGTTTGCACAGAATGGCTGTGCTAAAGAagctcttgaaatttttgacgAGATGAGGCTGAAAAGAGTGGAGCCTAACTGCATTACTTTTATATGTGCACTTTATGCATGTAGCCAAGGAGGATTTGTTAACGAGGGATGGAGTTATTTCTCTTCAATGAGCTCTCAGTATGGTATTGACCCTGGAGAAGATCACTATGCCTGTATGGTAAGCCTTCTTGGCCGATCAGGGTGTATTAAAGAAGCTGAAGAGTTGATCCATGGCATGCCGTTCAAACCAAGTCTGCTGATTTGGCAAACATTGCTTGGTGCTTGTCGGCTTCATGGGGATAATGAAACTGCAAAACGTGCAGCAGAACATGCATTGCATCTTGATAAAACTGATCCTTCAGCTTATGTACTGTTATCTAATACATTTGCCAGTTCAAATAACTGGGACAGTGTTGGAATATTGAGAGAAGTAATGGAAAATCAGGATGTGAAGAAAATGCCTGGGTCCAGTTGGATTGAACTAGACAGAAATGAGTCAGTAACTAAAAGTCATAGGGTATCAATATGA
- the LOC113742098 gene encoding F-box protein At5g49610-like translates to MMELRCMNDDILMQVLSKLSTKDVHMLKCVAKEWHNLILDRSFICLQLKKTEAVSGFFFQARFQWCDEDINNISYIPLETRKTQVHSTVLNFLPEEVGILASCNGLLCCRSSYPRYPPLIYVCNPLNKQWMSVNSVHYSTSASAALVFDPFKLHKDDASPNFKIVTVSETESEDEQSKFAFQIYSSETGKWRQSREMCHCNQKLFKMNGIFADGSLYWLMDGDKILMFNPETELSWLLNVPLPITEFRSIPEICIGESKGKLHCVLLSEYGLQLWALEDFFTSQWNLTCSVSLDKLEEENSQFLYQIAEKLATRDTFCWIKVFAFKDGILFLSVSSHFYSYDFATRKMKKLCAISDLGPNSREFPMVVPYTMSLVPLGPV, encoded by the coding sequence ATGATGGAGCTTAGGTGCATGAATGATGATATCCTAATGCAAGTACTATCCAAATTATCAACTAAGGATGTGCATATGCTGAAGTGTGTTGCTAAGGAGTGGCACAATCTTATCTTGGACCGCTCTTTCATATGCCTTCAATTAAAGAAGACAGAAGCAGTGTCAGGTTTTTTCTTTCAGGCAAGGTTCCAGTGGTGTGATGAGGACATTAACAATATCAGCTACATTCCTCTTGAAACCAGGAAAACTCAAGTTCACAGCACTGTCCTTAACTTCCTCCCTGAGGAGGTTGGAATTCTGGCTTCATGCAATGGATTGTTATGCTGTCGGAGTAGCTACCCTCGTTACCCACCGCTAATTTATGTTTGCAATCCATTAAACAAGCAGTGGATGAGTGTCAATTCGGTTCATTATTCCACGAGTGCAAGTGCAGCCTTGGTTTTTGATCCTTTCAAGTTACATAAAGATGACGCTTCaccaaatttcaaaattgttaCTGTCTCTGAAACTGAATCAGAAGATGAACAATCTAAGTTTGCATTCCAAATATATTCATCAGAAACTGGAAAGTGGAGGCAATCAAGGGAGATGTGTCACTGCAATCAGAAATTGTTCAAAATGAACGGCATCTTTGCAGATGGTTCGTTGTATTGGCTTATGGATGGCGATAAAATCCTCATGTTCAACCCTGAAACTGAGCTATCTTGGTTGCTTAACGTACCTCTTCCCATCACAGAATTCCGTAGCATTCCTGAGATATGTATTGGGGAATCGAAAGGAAAGCTGCACTGTGTGTTGTTGTCTGAATACGGACTTCAGTTATGGGCACTTGAGGATTTCTTTACATCTCAGTGGAATCTGACATGCTCAGTTTCTCTGGATAAGTTGGAAGAAGAGAACTCTCAGTTCCTTTACCAGATAGCTGAGAAACTGGCAACTCGTGACACCTTTTGCTGGATAAAAGTTTTTGCTTTCAAAGATGGGATATTGTTCTTAAGTGTGTCAAGTCATTTCTATTCATATGACTTTGCTACCAGGAAGATGAAAAAGCTCTGCGCCATTTCTGATTTGGGACCAAACTCCAGAGAGTTTCCAATGGTTGTTCCATACACAATGAGCCTGGTTCCTCTTGGTCCTGTGTAG
- the LOC113741216 gene encoding AUGMIN subunit 2-like: MSVMGNDTSWVGRKPLRRIGGMSDALSIAADLGFSVAPPPSQEEIQTLSTSEKGDDLVKVLRELTAVQRKIADLQVELQGRKEDKNVAHLTHVSEMEKKIETLSRITAILKDVIQNKDRIIARLQQPYSLDCIPVEAEYQKQFSELLMKAASDYGALTASIADFQWTQNFKEPPSVWGEMLRPIPVALASCTRFFEAMSAMRDSFATLQKLRVGHSSSSAMAPNADSSQRIPGDSDCVTPPWRTESRLEDLASRSPAKSEVDRQEDDDENSEVGENDQVDGISRRRLSWPPSVKQNGL, translated from the exons CTCTGAGGCGCATAGGAGGGATGTCAGATGCCCTCTCCATTGCCGCCGATCTCGGCTTCTCTGTCGCCCCTCCTCCTTCTCAG GAAGAGATCCAGACCCTATCCACAAGCGAAAAAGGTGATGATTTGGTAAAGGTTTTAAGAGAGCTGACTGCTGTGCAAAGAAAAATCGCAGATTTGCAGGTGGAACTTCAAGGTCGGAAG GAGGACAAAAATGTTGCTCATCTCACCCATGTGAGTGAAATGGAAAAGAAGATTGAGACTTTGTCAAGGATAACTGCCATATTGAAAGATGTCATCCAAAATAAg GATCGCATAATAGCTCGTCTTCAGCAGCCATATTCATTAGATTGCATCCCAGTTGAGGCTGAATATCAG AAACAATTTTCAGAACTCTTAATGAAGGCTGCAAGTGACTATGGCGCCTTGACAGCATCCATTGCAGATTTTCAGTGGACACAGAACTTCAAAGAACCTCCATCAGTTTGGGGG GAGATGCTTCGTCCAATCCCTGTTGCTTTAGCTTCATGCACACGATTCTTTGAAGCGATGTCAGCAATGAGAGACTCATTTGCCACACTTCAGAAGTTGAGAGTGGGCCATTCTTCTTCCTCCGCTATGGCACCAAATGCAGATTCGTCGCAAAGGATACCGGGAGATTCTGATTGTGTAACTCCTCCCTGGAGAACTGAATCAAGACTTGAGGACTTAGCTTCCAGAAGTCCGGCAAAGTCAGAGGTTGATCGACAGGAAGATGATGATGAAAACAGTGAAGTGGGGGAGAATGATCAAGTTGATGGAATTAGCCGCAGGAGATTATCTTGGCCACCTTCAGTCAAACAAAATGGTCTGTAG